From the Flavobacterium galactosidilyticum genome, one window contains:
- a CDS encoding tetratricopeptide repeat protein has product MKRFKIIIMTFFMFAFSAMAGLYAQQKDRVLPKANEEYAESKFADAEANYRISDSKFPNKATAPYNLGNSIYKQKQSSEAKFAYAKALKNSKSREDKHRAFHNLGNVFMNEKDYTQAVEAYKNALRNGPTDEQTRYNYALAKKMLKDNPPKDDKKKDDKKDKDKKDDKKDGEKDKKDQDKDKDKKDDKGDQDKKKNDPKQDDKGEPKPQPGGISKERLENLLDAVNKEEKKVQDKVNAQKVKGKPVKTEKDW; this is encoded by the coding sequence ATGAAAAGATTTAAAATTATAATAATGACTTTTTTTATGTTCGCCTTTTCAGCAATGGCTGGACTTTATGCGCAACAGAAGGATAGAGTTTTACCCAAAGCAAACGAGGAATATGCCGAAAGTAAATTTGCAGATGCGGAAGCGAATTATAGGATTTCGGATTCTAAATTTCCTAATAAAGCAACGGCTCCTTACAATCTTGGGAATAGTATTTATAAGCAGAAACAATCTTCAGAAGCTAAGTTTGCCTATGCAAAAGCTTTAAAAAATTCAAAATCTAGGGAAGACAAGCACCGCGCCTTCCATAATCTAGGTAATGTTTTCATGAATGAGAAAGATTATACGCAAGCAGTGGAGGCATACAAGAACGCTTTAAGAAACGGTCCTACAGATGAACAAACTCGTTATAATTATGCTTTGGCCAAAAAAATGTTGAAGGACAATCCTCCAAAGGATGATAAGAAAAAAGACGACAAGAAGGATAAAGATAAGAAAGACGATAAAAAGGACGGCGAAAAAGACAAAAAAGACCAAGATAAGGACAAAGATAAAAAAGATGATAAAGGGGATCAGGATAAAAAGAAAAATGATCCGAAACAAGATGATAAAGGAGAGCCGAAGCCACAACCAGGTGGGATTTCAAAAGAACGTTTAGAGAATCTTTTAGATGCTGTAAATAAAGAAGAAAAGAAAGTTCAAGATAAAGTGAACGCTCAAAAAGTTAAAGGAAAACCCGTTAAAACAGAAAAGGATTGGTAA
- a CDS encoding tetratricopeptide repeat protein has product MKNILYIFLLSTQIFFAQTGFEKGNAFYEKGNYKEAVTAYESVLNDNRHSAELYFNLGNAYYKLNKVAPSIYYYEKALVLNPKDKESINNLKFANKRTIDEIKVIPKVGFAKMLRDFTGIYHYNIWGWATIGLATLFLLFFVAYYFSQITVWKRVFFIGMFLSILIMLVTVSSAIFEKRFFDTEKPAIVFAEMTNMKSEPRDGGKPLFLLHEGTKVYVEGIIIIGKWKKIQLTDGTEGWIESSAIKEVK; this is encoded by the coding sequence ATGAAAAACATACTATACATATTCTTACTTTCAACCCAAATTTTCTTCGCCCAAACAGGCTTCGAGAAAGGGAACGCATTCTATGAAAAAGGAAATTACAAGGAAGCTGTGACTGCCTATGAAAGCGTTTTGAATGACAATAGACATTCTGCGGAACTGTATTTTAACTTAGGAAACGCTTATTACAAGCTGAATAAAGTAGCGCCATCAATTTATTATTATGAGAAAGCATTAGTACTAAATCCAAAGGACAAGGAAAGTATAAATAATTTAAAGTTTGCTAATAAAAGAACCATTGATGAGATTAAAGTAATTCCTAAAGTGGGCTTTGCTAAGATGCTTCGGGATTTCACGGGGATTTATCATTACAACATTTGGGGATGGGCAACTATAGGTTTAGCCACATTATTTTTATTGTTTTTTGTTGCTTATTATTTTTCCCAAATAACAGTCTGGAAACGAGTTTTCTTCATTGGAATGTTTCTGTCAATTTTAATTATGCTAGTAACTGTTTCATCTGCTATTTTTGAAAAAAGATTTTTTGACACAGAAAAGCCTGCAATAGTTTTTGCTGAAATGACTAACATGAAAAGCGAGCCTAGAGATGGCGGTAAGCCTCTTTTTCTGCTACATGAAGGGACAAAAGTATATGTTGAAGGAATTATAATTATAGGGAAATGGAAAAAAATACAACTTACAGACGGAACTGAAGGTTGGATAGAGAGTAGTGCGATTAAAGAAGTGAAATAA
- a CDS encoding vWA domain-containing protein, giving the protein MDKITFLNPGFFWLFLLIPIAVFWLFWKKNQQSATLKMSSLQGFKGADSTLTKLKPLLDVLRIVALCCLIIALARPRTVDISNKTKTTKGIDIVMAIDVSGSMLAKDLKPNRLEALKKVAADFVEERPNDRIGLVIYASEAYTKTPVTSDKPIILEAIKTIKYDNVLQDGTGIGMGLATAVNRLKDSKAKSKVIILLTDGVNNAGFIEPETAADIAKQYGIKVYTVGIGTNGMAMSPYAIAPNGQFLFQNMKVEIDEQLMKNIAAKTDGKYFRATSNTKLAEIYASINKLETTEIEELKFYDYDEKYRVFVWFAGFLLLAEIGLRKTVFRSFI; this is encoded by the coding sequence ATGGATAAAATAACTTTTTTAAACCCAGGATTTTTTTGGTTATTTCTGCTGATTCCAATTGCAGTTTTTTGGTTGTTTTGGAAAAAAAACCAACAATCAGCAACTTTAAAAATGAGTTCATTACAAGGTTTTAAGGGTGCTGACTCCACTTTAACAAAGTTAAAACCGCTTTTAGATGTATTACGAATAGTAGCTTTGTGTTGTTTAATTATTGCATTGGCAAGACCAAGAACAGTAGATATTAGCAATAAAACTAAAACAACAAAAGGAATTGATATTGTTATGGCAATAGACGTTTCTGGAAGTATGCTTGCCAAAGATTTGAAACCAAACCGATTAGAAGCGCTTAAAAAAGTTGCGGCTGACTTTGTTGAAGAGCGACCAAATGATAGAATTGGATTAGTGATTTATGCTTCGGAAGCCTATACTAAAACACCGGTAACAAGTGACAAGCCAATTATTCTTGAAGCTATCAAAACCATAAAATACGATAATGTTTTACAAGATGGAACTGGAATAGGAATGGGATTAGCAACTGCTGTAAACCGATTGAAAGATAGTAAAGCTAAAAGTAAAGTTATTATTCTGTTGACAGACGGTGTAAATAATGCCGGATTTATTGAGCCAGAAACAGCCGCTGATATTGCGAAACAATACGGAATTAAAGTGTATACTGTAGGAATTGGAACTAACGGAATGGCCATGTCTCCTTATGCTATAGCGCCTAATGGACAATTTTTATTTCAAAACATGAAAGTAGAAATTGACGAACAATTAATGAAAAATATTGCCGCTAAAACCGATGGGAAATACTTTAGAGCAACCAGTAATACTAAGTTAGCAGAAATTTATGCTTCTATCAATAAACTAGAAACCACTGAAATCGAAGAGTTGAAATTCTATGATTACGATGAAAAATATAGGGTGTTTGTATGGTTTGCTGGGTTTTTATTATTAGCAGAAATTGGATTAAGGAAAACTGTTTTCAGAAGTTTTATATAG
- a CDS encoding VWA domain-containing protein yields the protein MELDEKKYLYLLFILSLIVLVFLANLYWKRKKQREFGDLEMVKKLSPESSVFKPVLKLVVLLLAFLGLIIALVNPKIGTKMETVKREGIDIVFAMDVSKSMLAEDVAPNRLDKSKQIVSQIINQLGSDRIGIVAYAGSAFPVLPITSDYGVAKMFLQSMNTEMVSSQGTSLDEAIRLAITYFDEKSKTSKLLVLISDGEDHSEDAQAAADEASKAGLKIITISLGTEKGATIPLKRNGVVESFQKDNNNQVVITKMNKESLEAIAKATKGGYVNGNNTKNVLEYIKATLDNIQKTEFESTEMADFQSQFQWFLGFAFLLLFADVFLLERKTKWVKKLDLFNENK from the coding sequence ATGGAATTAGACGAAAAAAAATATTTGTATCTCCTTTTTATACTATCGCTTATAGTGTTAGTTTTTCTTGCAAATTTATATTGGAAGAGAAAAAAACAACGTGAGTTTGGAGATTTAGAGATGGTGAAGAAATTGAGTCCAGAAAGCTCCGTTTTTAAACCTGTTTTGAAATTAGTAGTGTTACTTCTTGCTTTTCTAGGGCTGATTATTGCCTTGGTAAACCCAAAGATTGGTACTAAAATGGAAACCGTAAAGCGAGAAGGAATCGACATTGTTTTTGCAATGGATGTGTCCAAAAGTATGCTTGCTGAAGATGTTGCGCCTAATAGATTGGATAAGAGTAAACAAATTGTTTCGCAGATTATCAATCAATTAGGAAGCGATAGAATAGGAATTGTAGCTTACGCAGGAAGTGCCTTCCCAGTTTTGCCGATTACAAGTGATTATGGAGTAGCCAAAATGTTTTTGCAAAGTATGAATACTGAAATGGTTTCCTCGCAAGGAACATCTTTGGATGAAGCAATACGATTAGCAATAACCTATTTTGATGAAAAAAGTAAAACTAGCAAATTATTAGTTTTAATTTCTGATGGTGAAGATCATTCTGAAGATGCACAAGCAGCAGCTGATGAAGCGAGTAAAGCAGGATTGAAAATTATCACAATAAGTCTTGGAACCGAAAAAGGAGCTACAATCCCTTTAAAGAGGAATGGAGTAGTGGAGAGTTTTCAAAAAGACAACAACAATCAGGTTGTCATCACTAAAATGAATAAAGAGAGTTTAGAAGCTATTGCAAAAGCGACTAAAGGCGGTTACGTAAACGGAAATAATACTAAAAATGTACTGGAATACATCAAAGCTACTTTAGATAATATTCAAAAAACTGAATTTGAATCTACAGAAATGGCTGATTTTCAATCGCAATTTCAGTGGTTTTTAGGCTTTGCATTTTTGCTCTTATTTGCAGATGTCTTTTTATTGGAAAGAAAAACAAAATGGGTTAAAAAGTTGGATTTATTTAACGAGAATAAATAA
- a CDS encoding BatD family protein, with the protein MKKYLAVIVLLLCTSLSAQVQFEARVSKTTLALNERLRIDFMMNVDGDNFVQPSFEGFRIIAGPSQQVSQSWVNGRSSFEKAYSYFLMPNQKGTLVIKSAAIEYNGQIYRTAPIKINVTAAQEQPRDPNDQQITTDENLYLVAEVSKDNVYVNEPTTVVYKLYFANIGISNLGEASKPKYNDFWSQNIEIKQLVAEEGLFKGQNYRYIVLKKVVLYPQKSGKLKIEPLSLTVDVELPTNRRDMFGRMLLTQTSKRVSAGSKTITVKPLPEAGKPDNFSGAVGNFDFKVTPSKNNLKNGESLDLVVSVTGKGNLKLFSLPKPEVPNALEMYDAVHSEDISTPLSGMAGKASDSYTIVPQYKGNYPVKPMQFSYFDLGSGTYKTITSPEIMINVLEGATPIDTTANENKNKIADIEHFKTIKLKTELTDIDKNDFFGSNLFLGLLFAPFLLLPLIVLFKSKKEARAGDISGNRIRMNNRLAKKYLSEAKKQIKNKELFYIALEKAMHNFLKAKLHIETSEMTKDNIQELLLSRYANQETVNEFIALTENCEVARYAPSSSVTIQQDFDKAVFIISELEKQIA; encoded by the coding sequence ATGAAAAAATATTTAGCAGTAATTGTCTTATTATTATGCACCTCACTTAGCGCACAAGTTCAGTTTGAGGCGCGAGTAAGTAAAACTACACTTGCTTTAAATGAAAGATTGCGTATTGACTTTATGATGAATGTTGATGGTGATAACTTTGTTCAGCCTTCTTTTGAGGGATTCCGAATCATTGCTGGACCAAGTCAACAAGTGAGTCAGTCATGGGTAAATGGAAGAAGTTCTTTCGAAAAAGCCTATTCTTATTTTCTTATGCCAAATCAAAAAGGGACTTTAGTAATTAAGTCGGCAGCTATTGAATATAATGGACAAATCTACAGAACTGCTCCAATAAAAATCAATGTTACCGCAGCTCAAGAACAGCCAAGAGATCCTAATGATCAGCAAATAACTACAGATGAGAATTTATATCTTGTTGCTGAAGTCTCTAAAGATAATGTGTATGTTAATGAGCCTACTACGGTGGTTTATAAACTCTATTTTGCTAATATCGGAATCTCTAATTTAGGAGAAGCAAGCAAGCCGAAATACAATGATTTTTGGAGTCAAAACATAGAAATTAAACAACTTGTAGCAGAAGAAGGTTTGTTTAAAGGACAAAATTACCGTTATATAGTGCTTAAAAAAGTAGTACTGTATCCGCAGAAATCAGGAAAACTTAAAATTGAACCACTCTCGTTGACTGTAGATGTGGAATTACCTACCAATCGTAGGGACATGTTTGGACGTATGTTGCTTACTCAAACTAGCAAAAGAGTTTCGGCAGGTAGTAAAACCATAACTGTCAAACCACTTCCCGAAGCTGGTAAACCAGATAATTTTAGCGGCGCTGTAGGAAACTTTGATTTTAAAGTAACCCCTTCTAAAAACAACTTAAAAAATGGTGAAAGTCTAGATTTAGTAGTGAGTGTAACTGGAAAAGGAAACCTAAAATTATTTAGTTTGCCAAAGCCAGAAGTGCCTAATGCGTTAGAAATGTACGATGCTGTTCATAGCGAAGACATTAGCACACCGCTTTCTGGTATGGCAGGAAAAGCATCAGATAGTTACACAATTGTTCCACAGTATAAAGGGAATTATCCGGTAAAACCAATGCAATTTTCGTATTTTGATTTGGGATCAGGAACTTATAAAACAATCACTTCTCCTGAGATAATGATTAATGTTTTAGAAGGTGCTACGCCTATAGATACAACAGCTAATGAAAATAAAAATAAAATTGCTGATATAGAGCATTTCAAAACGATTAAACTAAAAACGGAACTTACTGACATTGATAAAAATGATTTCTTTGGATCTAATTTATTTCTTGGATTACTCTTTGCGCCATTTTTGTTATTGCCTTTAATCGTCTTATTCAAAAGCAAAAAAGAAGCTAGAGCTGGTGACATTTCTGGAAATAGAATACGTATGAACAATAGATTGGCTAAGAAATATTTATCAGAAGCTAAGAAACAAATCAAAAACAAAGAGCTTTTTTATATTGCTCTTGAGAAAGCCATGCACAATTTCTTGAAAGCGAAGCTGCATATTGAGACTTCAGAAATGACTAAAGATAATATTCAAGAGCTGCTGTTGTCTAGATATGCCAATCAAGAAACTGTAAATGAGTTTATTGCGTTGACTGAAAACTGTGAAGTTGCCCGTTATGCTCCTTCGTCAAGCGTAACGATACAACAGGATTTTGATAAAGCTGTATTTATAATCTCTGAATTAGAAAAACAGATTGCATAA